One Nymphaea colorata isolate Beijing-Zhang1983 chromosome 12, ASM883128v2, whole genome shotgun sequence genomic window, TATTAGATGTAGAAAAGTTCCGCTAACTATATTAATACATATATTGGACCAGAAATTTATTTAAAGCAATCCTATcacatgtcatttcttaaatctggcTGCATCCTAATTTTTtgattggattttaaattctttcCATATCAGACGACTTACTTAAAGCAATTTAGCTGGATTTCTGATCCGAAATTGATGATCCACTGACGACCCTAACTAAGATATCGtatgtaattatttttttgacaattATAAGGTCATGAGTCTATTTCCGGGCAATTTGCATGGAAAGTAATAATAAGAAATGTGAATAATAAGGCTTGGAATGTGGGGGCTGCTGCGTGTAATATGAGATGGAGTGTGCTATTAAGATGAAGGAATTATGTCACCTTACCAGGCATCAACATTGCACTGAATCCTGAGGGCAATGAGAAAGGGAGAGGCTGCAACTATTTTTTACACGGTGGATCATAATATGTCCGCTCGTTCGCatccaaaaaatataatttcCTCATGttagaaaagaaacaagtttcATTATGTGCATCATCTAAATTATGCCAACTATGTTAGGAGTTATTCGATGCCCAATGACTTACCAATTCTCATATTACAGTTCAAATAATTAAGGCTCGTTCGCATCCAAAAATATAATTTCCTCATGttagaaaagaaacaagtttcATTATGTGCATCATCTAAATTATGCCAACTATGTTAGGAGTTATTCGATGCCCAATGACTTACCAATTCTCATATTACAGTTCAAATAATTAAGGTCACACTTTACAAGTTCCATCAACATGAAGGTCTTATATCTAGTTGCATGCCTACCTGCGGAGGAGATTTCCGAGTCTAATGACATATTAGAGAATATTCATCCATACCTATAGTTTAAGAGCGGATCTCAAAAAGCAAAATGTAGTGTTAAGTTATAAATCGGGGCCGTTAAGTGGCTAAGTTTTCATTCAAGGGCATCAAACTTTTTGTGCCACAAAAAGGGTattgatgtgcaagttgaagcgcTTCAAGAATGGCATTGGAGGCATCAAAAGCAGGTTTGGTACACTAGAGGTTTAGGACTTAGGGTGAATAATAGGGATGCGGCCCTCTGCTGAGTAATCTTTCTGCTTTCCcataaatatcatttaaaaGATGGATTTGTCAAAGCCTGAatagttatttatttttgcaCTTATTAAAAAACAATAGTATTAATATTCTTTTGTATATTTGTACCAAAAGCAGACTTTATACCCTAACGAGACAAGGGATTGAATAGGAGCTTTGGCCCTCTCTTGAACCGTAGGTATTCCGCACTcactgaaaaaaatattattattaatattggTTTGTATTAGTTGGTAGGCATTGCAGGGTTCACTTGCGATAAGAGGCATGCTTTTTTATAAAGGTGtacatttttctattgtttattttttaatcaatcattttataatcattttcaaataaaaaataaaaaaataagtttataCAAGAAAATATCTATCCGATATTAATAACATTaatcaaagaaaacaaatcatataAGGAAAACGCAAATCGATCGGATCCAGAACTAATAAGCACAAAAGTTCAATCAAATTATAGTCCAACAAGGTGAAACCCTAGGTTCCAAAAAGGTGCACTCCAGCACACAGGCCACTGAGACGCGCAAGCCAATAAATGCAATCTGGATCGTGGATCGGGTCATGTGAACTGGATCTGTTGATTTGATAACGTTCGTTGAAAACGTCGGTTCTTGGAATCGGCCCTCATTGGTTGACTCTCTCGACTTTGGAAACTAGCCTTTCCCCAGAAATATCAAGTAACGGGATGCTTAAAAGGAAAGGTGAAGAAGGGAGTTAATGGACGGTTAGGACTCTGCATCAGGCAATTTAACCTAAATGCTAGAGTCTACGTTTTTTCTCCGAAGATCGTCTGCAACGTGTTACGCACCTCTAAGGTGAAAGAGAATTCCATGGAGCTTGAGTTTGCATAATTTCATGGCCTTTGTACTCTTGCCCACTTTGAATATGATCCTTTTTGGTAGTTCAGAAACTCCCATTAAGATTTCTTCTACGGAACTTTTTAACCGTATGTGGTAGAGGTTGATTCTCTTGTTCGTAGGTGCCGACCGCCTTAGTTTTTACTTCGTTTTCCTGTGATTGACAGATGTGTGATCATTCATCGTTGTCGTCTCGATCTGTATATGTGTTTTCTCTTTCGGTGGATTGGAGACGCGGTTCTCCATTGTTGGTCGTGATGGTTTATTGTTTTCTGCGTGTTTGGAGACGTATATTCCATGCAACGGTGATCGCCAATTTGATTTCTGCTTCTCTTTTGTGTTTATCTTCGCGAAGAATATTCCTCTGGGGAATTTTGGAGAGCCAAGATTGCCTTATGCGCATCTTTGTTTGAGGAAAGAGTAATCTTGGTTATTGTTGTACTTCGTTTTAACCAATCACAGCATGTACTTAAATTaggaattttagaatttttttctacaaaaatgttGTTGCTGGTAATTAAACATGTATTGATGAATAAGGTTCCCTGCGGAAGGCTGTCTAATTCTACAAAAACTTCAGTGTAGATGGTTATACAATGAAAGATCAATCGGCCCCTCAAAGAGGAAAAGTGCCTGTCAAGGGTTGTTTTTATTTATGGCAAGGGCCCTTCAGCTTCCCTTCTGGCTTGGGCTAGAGGTGGTGTGTAAGGAATAAGGGTTGGGGTTACTGCATAATCATTAATACATGAATTACTTTCATCTTAACATAATTTTCTGAAAACCGGCTCTACTTTTGGTGAGAAGTGCGCAGTTTGTCATCTGTAATGCGGAAGTTTATGATTATATACATGACGCTTTATCCACAACCATGGATAATTTAAAGAATAAAATGCAGCTTATCATACATATTACCATATATGATCAGTTAAGATCTCAATGACATTGATGTCATCCACATGGTCTACTTTCTAACCCACTTACAATCTACAAGTTGTTGCTATGACGTCCTACAGACGATCTGTAAACACCACAACTTTTCATGTTGGTGTCTGTTTTCTGTAATCATTGTTATGGTGTAGTAGTCAGTTATTCTTAGGCAAATATGCATTAGCGGTTGATAAAGAATTTATTATGATTTTCTGGTGTTGAGAATTACTGTTTCATGCGTTGTTTTTCTCTACAGATTTATGGTTCCTTTAGGATCTTACTACCCTAATTTAATGTACTTCATCTCAATCTGTATTTTAACGAAAGTAAAGCCCatattgttattttctttctgcttCTATCTGCACTTTGTTTCTTAACGTAAAAGTATTCTCAGTTCAGTATTTTGCTTACTAATcgaaattttcttttgcaggTTGTGTGGAATCTGGATCTAATTTGTTTGAGTTGCACATATTCTCCCATTGGCGTTGACTCCTGGCTTAACTATTTGAGAAATTTGAACTCCTTTCGGATGGCCGCATTAATGTCTTCCTGTGGCAACTCTGCTTTGGTGTCTGATGCTACTGCCAACTCAAGTCACTCAGATATTATGAATTCACAACTGGTGGAAAATGGTCTCGTCCATTTTGAATCATCTGAGAGGCGAAAATTAGAAACTAATGCAAGAACTGAAAATCGAGTCTATCAGtgtaagaaattgaaaatgtctgCAGTTCGTGAATTTCCTGCAGGCTGTGGGAGATTTGCCCAAAAGTTTTCTCCTAGAACTTCTCAAATAGATGTTGATATGGATGCTAATGCTGAAAAAATAACAGTCAAAGTCGGCAAGGACTCATCTTCCACATCTGACCATGTTCAGCAGGAAACCACTCTGGAAAAGTGCGGCCAATTTAATGAATCCTCTAAGGATGTGGTCGTGATGGAACATTTAGCACCATCGAAGATCCTTCAACCTCAACATGCAGGGGAGTTGGCCGGTGCTATGATTGACTTGTACCCACCGGAAACACCAAAATATGTGGCACACCTAGATCCCATCCCTTCTGTCTCACTTCCAGAATCTGTAAACCTCAATGATTTGATGCAAGAGAAGTCTTCACTACATATTTCAGCTAGACGAGCGTTTCCTTATGGGTGTGGGAGGAATGCACGGAGACTGACCGAGGTAGGAAAACACAAGCGCTTAAATTCTTTGGCACACAAGGATGGTGACATTGGCAAGTCATTTGCAAGGGACATGTACAGCTGCAGAAAATGGAATGAAGCAGATAAGtctgggatgaagaaggagagTAACGATATTCCCATTAGACCTGACTCAGAGAATATATCATCTCATTCAGAAGAGAAGACTTTGAATGGAGTTACTGATAGGGAAATCACTGACACCTCAGAGAAGAGGTTAACCAAGGAATCTGCAGCGTCGGCCAAGAAGGAAGTTGATTGTTCTAAACTGTCAATGAAGCCGGTAGGCATGAACTCGAACAAAGACCAGCATCACCAAAGGAATCCCATTGATCTGGAGTTATGTAAAGGCAAAGTTGTAGTTCTGGCTCTGATGGCTGCTCAAAATTGTCCATGGATGCAGAATTACGTTGGTGATGAATCAGAGGGACACTAACAAAGGTTCTGATGACAAGGTCAGCTCGAAAGTAGAGAAGGCTCTGCTCCAAACTGCACccaaaatatgagaaaaaagaaggaactgAAATAGAGATTGGATCTAGCAGTACTGTTTTTAAAGGAGTAGCGCTGAAAAGCAACTTATGTTTTGTCCTGTGAATAGTAATATACATGAGACATTTTGTTTACTAGGATTGAACTATTGGATAAGATTTTTtggaactatatatataatgtcgGATGTCTTAAGTATCAAGGTGTAGACTGAAGAAGTAGGTACCAATAATCTCCCTAGGTGCTGTGAAGTTAAATTGTGTTGGACTATTGGATTgtttgattattattatttgatTAATTCTATGAACTTTGAAAGTAATGATAAACTGGAGAAAAAGTCTGGCATCCgatatctttccttttctgttctctgtttctcctctcttcctGTTTGTGCCTGGATAGTGAATACCTTTCATTCAACATACTGTAGAAGTTAATCacagatgctagaaaaagctttaataaaaaatttgagactatttttttcttaagaaatcaAGATCCCGTATCTTTGTATTGAATGTATGGCTTGGCCCCTGGTGAGTTGTTGGACCTCACTGCTCCTAGACTTTTGCTGTGTTTGTCCTTCTTGTTCCTTGAGAGAGCCAAATTGGGTTGGGTCCTGCTCAACTCGAGAAAGTTCTTCAATCTAATGGTCCAACCCCAATGATGTTATAACCTGTTGTTATAGAAATGCTGCCCTTCTAAAAGCAGGCTTCTGGAAGACAGTAGGCTAGAAGAGgtggttgaaaattttgaaagattctattttggcttttttttaaattttgaagctaTAGTTGGGCCCCGCAatgaaaaattcttggctcTACCTCTGGTTATTCCATTTCAGTGCAGTAGTTCAAGTACATTCTCTTCCAATGCAGGACGAGTAGTTCAAGTACATTCTCGGTGCAGTGTGAAAGGCTATAATTGTGGACGAGTAATTGTTTCTGAAATCTTATGTTATGTGCCTTGCATTGTAAAGAAGTAAAAATGAggtgatacatatatatggtTGTCAATCAACTTCCAAAGAAACGAAATTCATTAAGATGggggtttttttttcataatagaaaTCACTTTCTAGAGCTTTTGattatttcaaatttgaaatctatggATTTGATGCGGAGCTAAGTTTGCATGTTTTTGCTGATGTGGCAAAAGATAAATGGTAaaatccatggttcatcaaactaaaggTCTACGGTCAGACTTAGATTTAACACTTTGCCTTTTGATATTGAGAAAAAATATAGTTTattggatccatggatttcaatcCCTAAGGATTTTAGAGAAAGGGCAATCGAATGCCACCTTAAAGTGAGAAACCTTGCCGCATTAGTTTGTTAATGCATACTACTTATTAGTTTACAAATCAAGATTTTCCTGCTTTTTATGGCACATTTTGTCCTtagatatttttaaaaacatataaaacaatAGCATAAGCTTCCCCAAATTACAAACTTGAATTAAATTGCACAGCCTTTCATGCTTAATAAGGGACATTTTCCACACTTAGTCTTTGACAATGTGATAGCCCAGCCATATGCAAATTTAGAAGGCAAGAAGGTTCCATATTCAAATCACACTTGGGTTGTAAGCGGTCCAATTCCGGTTGGAAGATTTTGTTAATTTCTAATGCACCAGACGGGATTTGAACCAACCTCTAATTAGTGGTCGTGCTAGACTGAGTCCAGTTGGGACCCGCATCGAGCCCACTAGGCAGTCGAGTCCTTGTAAACTTATCTTCATCCACATAAAGAACAAGCCCTCCTCTGGGAAACCCTAATTATGATAAATTTTCATGTGGCCCAGTTTAAAGGGTCTATCAAAACATTAAAAGGATTAGCATTACCAAAATTCTTTTCCTAAAGATTAGAGAACAGGAAGAGTGTATAAATACAACCCTGAAGATGTTGGACTGAGAGATAGAGATCTGCCTTTAGGGCACTGATccatcttattattgcaattGATTGGGTGCATGTAGAGCTACAAGCTCAATGCGGCTTTTGCGATAGGTATATATCATGTATTCTGGTACTTATTTACATTATAAAATTTGAGATGATTGAGCCCTCATATGTCCACTTGAACTGCTTATTATTTATTGATTATATTGCTCTATAGTTGCACTAAAATTTCTCATATACTGTTGTTCCAATTGCACCCATCTCCTTCATTATTAAGCATGCTTGTTCCATTTGAATTGAAGCTTGAGGGTTCATTTGGCTAATGGAACAGTAACATAATGTTTCACGAATGtgtccaaaaaaaattgagtagGTTCATATCTAGTATTCCGTAAAAGTACTGGAACGATAcattatcattcaattttccaAATATTGACATCTCAAGGGGTTGTTCTGTGAATCTGCTTCAAAGATTGTGGTGGGTTCTTAAAACAAGAGAACTGTTGTTTTATGGATTTACTTCAATCACTCACAAAGTGTCCTTGATGTGTCCTTGATGCCAAACAACCTCTGGATGACAATGTTTTTAGGGTGCTCAAAACTTCAAATGCATTAAGAAGATCAGTGGACAACCTCAGTGTCACACACTTTGTCATGAGATAATGAATCTTCAACCTTCATTTTCTATCGCCTTAACAATGTCGTTAAACATGGTAGAGAGAAACCCTGCACTGCAAACTCGATTGCGAATCCGTTATCCTTGTTTTTCATTGCATAAAGTTTTTTAGTGAAGATCAATCTCAAATCTGGATCGTCATCTAAATCTAAACCAGCTGCAGGTCCAGATCCAGAGATTTAATCTAAGCTAAATCCAGTTAATCTGACTTTAATCTCTCATCAGCAAATGACTGATCTACCCCTAACCTCCCTCAAAATTCCCTCTATGTCTCTTGTTCCATTAACGATTTTGTGGTTAGTCTTTCTGAGAAAAGAGCATTTGGCAAGCCAATGTGTCAAATCCGACGATTCTGGCCATTTTTCCAGAGAACTATCGGCGTGGTCAAGTTCGTTTAGTCGCGAAAGCACACGATTTAACTTACGTTGCCTACCCACTCGCCCATATGGGTTCCCGGAGATGCCCAAAACTAAACTTGCAAAATTCAACTATACATGCTCCAGTCTTAAAAATTGAAACCATGCACAGTTCTTGATGCGACCCCGCTGCCCGGGGCTGCCAAAGGCGGCCTGGATGCGGTCGCTCTCCAAGATCACGCTCAGCACAGGCGATCGGAAGGCAAATCCCTGCACTCCTGTATTCTGCCGTTATGGCCTTCTTCAAGGGCATGGAGTGAACAGTCACAAAATACCACGATCTTGGGGTGAAACGCGATGGATGATCGTGGAAAGGATATGAGAGATGCGGATGAAGCTGGATGAACCGATGGAATGAGGACGAGATAATCTCGAACGGTGAGAAACCAGCTGGCCAATGGAACAGTAACTTGTTGGGTTACTGTGGAGTCGCAGGCACAGGGAAGAGGTTGATCAGTCGGATGGCGATGTTATCCTCACAACCACAGAGCAATACGCCAAATGTAGTAGGGATCGGAGAGGCAAGAGTTGACCGGTGAAGAACCACGTCGCCGGAAGATCAAGCTTTTGTGCGTCCGTCgggtgaagaagaggaagaaccaCGTCCTCTTTGTCAATCGCCGGATTTAGGGATTTTTGATAGGAGATAGACATAGTCACCTTAATGGCACTTTGATAAAACTCGCTCGCTATTCAATCGCCGGAATCAAGTCTGAAAATCTCATTCAGAAGCAAGCATTACAAGATTAATCAAAGGCACAAATGAAAACGCCGTTCTCCCCTTTAAAGGGtagggaagaaggagaagaagaaagactcAGTTCGATACACTTATTCGACACCCAAAAACCTGCCCGAGTCTCAAAAGAAACCCGGTTCAGCGGTAGACTCAGCAAAAGTGGATCTGGGTCCCCTCCCGGATCCCACACAACGATCCACAGTCCCAATCCGAATCCTTTTAACGCTAGGATTGGAAATACAGACGCGCGGGTCCAACCCGCCAGTAAAATCTGGATCCATATCCGGTTCCCATTGCCCGCCGTGTCCCGCTGGACTGTCGCTACTCGCTCGGCGTGTCCCGCCACGGCTCTCCATTTCGTCTCGCGCATGTCTCCAAGCTCGTGTCTCTACTCGCTGGGCGTGTCCCGCCATACGTCATCGCGTGTCCCTCGTCAGAACTCCCCACAAGTGTCCTGATTGCGTCCGGCTCATGTGTCCTCAGTATCTCGTCATGTCTCGTATCTCCTGAAATCGTGTCCCGTTCTAGAACGCCTTGAACGCGTCCCGTGCTTGCTCTTCTCGTTTGTCCCTGGCTGTTCTTCCTGTTCCGAGCAGCTGTCCCACGCATACCAACCTGAATCCAGCTGCTCCTGAACAGACCTGACCGAGTTTCACCTTGGGGTGAGTCCTTTCCTGTCCGAGGATGAACTTGTTGTGCATGAAGGCTGAATGGCTTCAGCCATGCCGAACCATCTTGGCCGAGGGGCTGGGATTACCCTCCCTTGGCAAAACGTTACCCTCTCAACACGACCAGAACCTACGACGCCTCAACGTTTCTCGAATAACCTCTCTTGATCGTAGGAACTACGAAGGCCTCGGTAGCTGGTGGCTCTGGGGTGCGTATGTCCGGCACTGCTGCACGTGTATGAAAGGTCCACGGTGCTAACCTCTCATAGCTGCCGCCTGTGATGATCGCCCACACGGATAGCCTCACTCGATGTCTGCCCAAGGTCTTTGTATAGGCTGTTAACCTCACTTGACGGACACCCTTCTCGCTAGGGTATAACTCCTGCCTGATAGCCTCCCTTGCGTGGGGAGAGGCCATAGAGAGTGGCCATGAGGCGTTTTAACCTCCCTAACGCACAAAGGAACCTGGTGAATGATGAAAGGCTGCCAATGCTTTGGCCTCGGACGGCATGGATACGGGC contains:
- the LOC116266199 gene encoding uncharacterized protein LOC116266199, whose protein sequence is MAALMSSCGNSALVSDATANSSHSDIMNSQLVENGLVHFESSERRKLETNARTENRVYQCKKLKMSAVREFPAGCGRFAQKFSPRTSQIDVDMDANAEKITVKVGKDSSSTSDHVQQETTLEKCGQFNESSKDVVVMEHLAPSKILQPQHAGELAGAMIDLYPPETPKYVAHLDPIPSVSLPESVNLNDLMQEKSSLHISARRAFPYGCGRNARRLTEVGKHKRLNSLAHKDGDIGKSFARDMYSCRKWNEADKSGMKKESNDIPIRPDSENISSHSEEKTLNGVTDREITDTSEKRLTKESAASAKKEVDCSKLSMKPVGMNSNKDQHHQRNPIDLELCKGKVVVLALMAAQNCPWMQNYVGDESEGH